The Streptomyces tendae genome has a window encoding:
- a CDS encoding sensor histidine kinase: MTTIRHHTWRRRRPAGRRAAAVPVCARSPQGLTAAPGRGGSEGGQGRTETEGRTAADGLAAADGLTAADGVTAAAAPQEPDTQLQVNALQALCRQAFGFRLAMIAVAAPSALLNAGPGWGTRLVGIAVVVTFMVSYALFRDWERFGPLLLRHPTLLAADTLFGALLLISAGPDTTLAYVSVCTPLLAGLIYGWRGAAVFASLQGLILLLVHAALDKPHTEPAEILILPGLCVIAGAVGSSLRKLMLHLGEATRALAAVRARLAVTEAVDAERARLAREMHDSVAKTLHGVALAADGLACSAGAARMDPALVRRQAELVARSARRAAAESRELLTDLRREGDPGRAVDVLGELACTVRLFASRGEVPVSYTRTGETPAPPVPTAVARQLLSITSEALENAHRHARPTRVDVHAGVHHGVHGDVLRVSVRDDGTGLPVGTDLADLRRSGHFGLVGMAERAASVGARIHFGRGEGTRGTEVRLELPLAAVTTKSPTEVHLDR, from the coding sequence ATGACGACGATCAGGCACCACACGTGGCGGCGCCGTCGCCCGGCCGGACGACGGGCGGCGGCGGTCCCGGTGTGCGCCCGTTCCCCGCAGGGCCTCACGGCCGCCCCTGGCCGGGGCGGGAGCGAGGGCGGGCAGGGCCGTACGGAGACCGAAGGACGTACGGCGGCTGATGGGCTTGCGGCAGCTGACGGCCTCACGGCAGCTGACGGCGTCACGGCAGCCGCGGCCCCGCAGGAGCCGGACACCCAGCTGCAGGTGAACGCCCTGCAGGCCCTGTGCCGGCAGGCGTTCGGCTTCCGGCTGGCGATGATCGCCGTGGCCGCCCCCTCTGCCCTGCTCAACGCGGGCCCCGGCTGGGGCACCCGCCTGGTCGGCATCGCGGTCGTCGTCACCTTCATGGTGTCGTACGCCCTCTTCCGCGACTGGGAACGCTTCGGCCCCCTCCTCCTGCGCCACCCCACCCTGCTCGCGGCGGACACCCTCTTCGGCGCCCTGCTGCTGATCTCGGCCGGCCCCGACACCACTCTCGCCTACGTCAGTGTCTGCACGCCCCTGCTCGCGGGCCTCATCTACGGCTGGCGCGGCGCCGCCGTCTTCGCCTCGCTGCAGGGGCTGATCCTGCTGCTGGTGCACGCGGCACTGGACAAGCCGCACACGGAGCCCGCGGAGATCCTGATCCTGCCCGGCCTGTGCGTGATCGCGGGCGCCGTCGGCTCCAGCCTGCGCAAGCTGATGCTCCACCTCGGCGAGGCGACCCGCGCCCTGGCCGCGGTCCGCGCCCGCCTCGCCGTCACCGAGGCCGTCGACGCCGAACGGGCACGGCTGGCACGGGAGATGCACGACTCCGTGGCGAAGACGCTGCACGGGGTGGCCCTGGCGGCGGACGGCCTGGCCTGCTCGGCGGGCGCCGCCCGGATGGACCCGGCCCTGGTGAGGCGCCAGGCGGAACTGGTGGCCCGGTCCGCCCGCAGGGCCGCCGCCGAGTCGCGTGAGCTGCTGACGGACCTGCGGAGGGAGGGGGATCCGGGGCGGGCGGTGGACGTACTGGGAGAACTGGCGTGCACGGTCCGGCTCTTCGCGTCGCGCGGTGAGGTGCCGGTGTCGTACACGAGGACGGGCGAGACACCGGCCCCGCCCGTCCCCACGGCGGTCGCCCGCCAACTGCTCTCCATCACCTCGGAGGCCCTGGAGAACGCCCACCGCCACGCACGGCCGACCCGGGTCGACGTCCACGCCGGCGTCCACCACGGCGTCCACGGCGACGTGCTGCGCGTCAGCGTCCGCGACGACGGCACGGGCCTGCCCGTCGGCACCGACCTCGCGGACCTGCGCCGCTCCGGCCACTTCGGCCTGGTCGGGATGGCCGAGCGGGCCGCTTCGGTCGGCGCCCGCATCCACTTCGGGCGGGGAGAGGGTACCCGTGGCACGGAGGTCCGCCTGGAGCTGCCGCTCGCGGCGGTGACGACGAAGAGTCCGACGGAGGTCCACCTTGACCGGTGA
- a CDS encoding pilus assembly protein TadG-related protein, producing MTGRRTFADTGQAFPIYIMVVGGLLFLAFAYLAVGQAAANRNGAQTAADAAALAAAQERRDQLSGAWVRHLLEPEMWQEIFDGMAEGLTPSCWRAEQLAANNDATVLSCSPDGLLGYTVEVQTNKTVGDSIVPGTETKKSRATATAVIEPRCDFQLPSAAEADVEDALPTLNCKGGVDWELDPETPQDLLPKPEDLFDVHLAD from the coding sequence CTGACGGGCCGACGTACCTTCGCCGACACAGGGCAGGCATTCCCCATCTACATCATGGTGGTGGGAGGCCTGCTCTTCCTCGCGTTCGCCTATCTCGCAGTCGGCCAAGCCGCAGCGAACAGGAATGGTGCCCAGACCGCTGCCGATGCGGCGGCACTCGCTGCTGCCCAGGAGAGGCGTGACCAGCTCTCTGGGGCGTGGGTGAGACACCTTCTGGAGCCCGAGATGTGGCAGGAGATCTTCGACGGGATGGCGGAAGGGCTCACTCCGTCCTGCTGGCGGGCCGAGCAGCTGGCGGCCAACAACGATGCCACGGTGCTGAGCTGCAGCCCGGATGGGCTCCTCGGCTACACGGTTGAGGTACAGACGAATAAAACAGTTGGGGACTCCATCGTGCCTGGCACCGAGACGAAGAAGTCGCGGGCGACGGCCACCGCCGTGATCGAACCGCGTTGCGACTTCCAGCTCCCCAGTGCGGCTGAGGCAGACGTGGAGGATGCGCTTCCCACGCTCAACTGCAAAGGCGGTGTGGACTGGGAACTTGACCCAGAAACTCCCCAGGATCTGCTGCCCAAGCCCGAAGATCTCTTCGACGTGCACCTGGCCGACTGA
- a CDS encoding DUF5936 domain-containing protein: MALALAALMALAVCGIFAGIRMYRAEAKLPGDLMLALEVGSTRTGAVDSLVDRMGMRYAPAVLRLMGPKQVAKYRRKIDLAGNPGGLTIHRYAARRAVYGALGGTGFLVFLMRGQLLVALLLLAFGAFWTEVGIWSAIRIRKDVIERTLPDFLDVLAVVVGAGLGFRQALDRVSTRYEGPWADELRITLRQMDLGMSRRQAFAELRRRNDSEQVAMFVTALQQGEELGAPIVDTLVALAKDMRRTDAQNARRKAARAVPKATMMITTFMVPATMILLGAGLILGSGTDFGSLTGE; encoded by the coding sequence ATGGCACTCGCGCTCGCCGCACTGATGGCCCTCGCCGTGTGCGGCATCTTCGCCGGCATCCGCATGTACCGGGCGGAGGCGAAACTCCCCGGCGACCTGATGCTGGCCCTGGAGGTCGGCTCCACCCGCACCGGCGCGGTCGACTCCCTCGTCGACCGCATGGGCATGCGCTACGCCCCCGCCGTACTGCGCCTCATGGGCCCCAAGCAGGTCGCCAAGTACCGCCGCAAGATCGACCTCGCGGGCAACCCCGGCGGCCTCACCATCCACCGCTACGCCGCCCGCCGCGCCGTCTACGGTGCCCTCGGCGGCACCGGCTTCCTGGTGTTCCTGATGCGCGGCCAGCTCCTGGTGGCGCTGCTGCTGCTCGCGTTCGGCGCGTTCTGGACGGAGGTCGGCATCTGGTCGGCGATCCGCATCCGCAAGGACGTCATCGAACGCACCCTGCCCGACTTCCTCGACGTGCTCGCGGTCGTGGTCGGCGCCGGACTCGGCTTCCGGCAGGCCCTGGACCGCGTCTCGACCCGGTACGAGGGACCCTGGGCGGACGAACTGCGCATCACCCTGCGCCAGATGGACCTGGGGATGAGCCGCAGGCAGGCCTTCGCGGAGCTGCGCCGCCGCAACGACTCCGAACAGGTGGCCATGTTCGTCACGGCGTTGCAGCAGGGGGAGGAGCTGGGCGCGCCGATCGTGGACACGCTGGTCGCGCTCGCCAAGGACATGCGCCGCACGGACGCGCAGAACGCCCGCCGCAAGGCCGCCCGCGCCGTCCCCAAGGCCACCATGATGATCACCACCTTCATGGTCCCGGCCACCATGATCCTCCTCGGCGCGGGCCTGATCCTCGGCTCCGGCACCGACTTCGGCTCCCTCACGGGCGAGTAG
- a CDS encoding type II secretion system F family protein — protein MELQNLITLTTGVALLTCVLGVVGVHSYAAGRAQRQALVDRLTATGQLPDAGRRRRFPTLDRRLRRTRLGRKLELRLVATGLDVTPGEFFAAMLVTVAGLWLVGQAALAPFFGPIAGLLGVWAAVQFLNWQRQKRIEKFINQLPELARILANATQAGLALRTAVGIAAEELEAPAGEELGKVANQLAMGASMDDALGELADRLPSRELVVLVTTLVLANRAGGQVVSALRNLTETLEERKETRREIRTQLSQVSMTSYAVPVLGVGSLFLMNGVKDGALERMTGSPAGQVAVLVAFGLYAVGFLLIRRLSRIDV, from the coding sequence ATGGAGCTGCAGAACCTCATCACGCTGACCACCGGTGTCGCCCTGCTGACCTGCGTCCTCGGAGTCGTCGGGGTGCACTCCTACGCGGCCGGCCGCGCGCAGCGGCAGGCCCTGGTGGACCGGCTGACGGCCACCGGGCAACTGCCGGACGCCGGACGCCGGCGCCGCTTCCCCACGCTGGACCGCCGCCTGCGCCGCACCCGCCTCGGCCGCAAGCTGGAGCTGCGCCTGGTGGCCACCGGCCTCGACGTCACCCCCGGCGAGTTCTTCGCCGCGATGCTCGTCACCGTCGCCGGACTGTGGCTCGTCGGGCAGGCCGCCCTCGCCCCCTTCTTCGGCCCGATCGCCGGGCTCCTCGGCGTGTGGGCGGCCGTGCAGTTCCTCAACTGGCAGCGGCAGAAGCGCATCGAGAAGTTCATCAACCAGCTCCCCGAGCTCGCCCGCATCCTGGCCAACGCCACCCAGGCGGGCCTGGCCCTGCGCACCGCCGTCGGCATCGCGGCGGAGGAGCTGGAGGCCCCGGCCGGCGAGGAACTGGGCAAGGTGGCCAACCAGCTGGCGATGGGCGCCTCCATGGACGACGCCCTCGGCGAACTCGCCGACCGCCTGCCCTCCCGCGAACTGGTCGTCCTCGTCACCACGCTGGTGCTGGCCAACCGGGCGGGCGGCCAGGTGGTGAGCGCGCTGCGCAACCTCACCGAGACACTGGAGGAGCGCAAGGAGACCCGGCGCGAGATCCGCACCCAGCTCTCCCAGGTCAGCATGACGTCGTACGCCGTGCCGGTCCTCGGCGTCGGCTCGCTGTTCCTGATGAACGGCGTGAAGGACGGCGCCCTGGAGCGTATGACCGGCTCCCCGGCCGGGCAGGTGGCGGTCCTCGTCGCCTTCGGCCTGTACGCCGTCGGCTTCCTCCTCATCCGCCGCCTGTCCCGCATCGACGTCTGA
- a CDS encoding OmpA family protein encodes MTHTRLLLIGTLATLLATGPAVAHADDGPSVPPGTEASASAPVELDANDPDLKLPDGATLAEPKVLDIKSVVEDQSGDERREDTNTDVKFALQAEVLFGKDSAKIGAQARARIADIAEEIKVQNATRIRVFGFTDNLGSSAHGDVLSRKRANAVHGILVQELSDANLTYEVRGYGEDYPIADNSTEAGRKKNRRVEISFPRGES; translated from the coding sequence ATGACACACACGCGCCTCCTCCTCATCGGCACCCTTGCCACGCTTCTGGCCACAGGCCCGGCCGTGGCTCACGCAGACGACGGACCGAGCGTTCCGCCCGGCACGGAAGCCAGTGCCTCCGCACCCGTGGAGCTGGACGCGAACGACCCCGACCTGAAACTCCCGGACGGGGCCACGCTGGCCGAGCCCAAGGTCCTGGACATCAAGTCCGTCGTGGAGGACCAGAGCGGTGACGAGCGCCGCGAGGACACCAACACGGACGTGAAGTTCGCCCTCCAGGCGGAGGTCCTCTTCGGCAAGGACAGCGCCAAGATCGGTGCACAGGCAAGGGCCCGCATCGCCGACATCGCGGAGGAGATCAAGGTCCAGAACGCGACCCGCATCCGCGTCTTCGGCTTCACGGACAACCTCGGCTCGTCCGCCCACGGCGACGTCCTCTCCCGCAAGCGGGCCAACGCCGTCCACGGCATCCTCGTCCAGGAGCTGAGCGACGCGAACCTCACGTACGAGGTGCGCGGCTACGGAGAGGACTATCCGATCGCCGACAACTCGACGGAGGCCGGCCGCAAGAAGAACCGAAGGGTGGAGATCTCCTTCCCGCGCGGGGAGAGCTGA
- a CDS encoding response regulator, whose product MTGEPNPFGEAPAPDPLRVVVADDNPVVRAGLTALLDGREDLTVVAEAADGKEAYEAARAHRPDVVLLDVRMPGVDGIAALPHLVPLTAVLMLTYSGETEIVQEALRRGANGYLVHGEFTADELVAAVRDTRRGRPHVTPTAAGALLAQLRGRGAGSEASAPSLGRRWRTEGATSTENLSQLQPDVGQSVSDRSTYGLSGREAEIMDLIASGMNNQQIAATCFISEKTVKNHINRIFAKLHSTSRSEATAKWLGRAPGSDREWGDLS is encoded by the coding sequence TTGACCGGTGAGCCGAACCCCTTCGGGGAGGCGCCGGCCCCCGACCCCCTCCGCGTGGTCGTGGCCGACGACAACCCCGTGGTCCGCGCGGGCCTGACCGCCCTCCTCGACGGACGCGAGGACCTCACGGTGGTGGCGGAGGCAGCGGACGGCAAGGAGGCGTACGAGGCCGCCCGCGCCCACCGCCCCGACGTGGTCCTGCTGGACGTTCGCATGCCGGGGGTCGACGGCATCGCGGCCCTCCCGCACCTGGTACCGCTCACCGCGGTGCTGATGCTGACGTACAGCGGGGAGACGGAGATCGTCCAGGAGGCCCTGCGTCGGGGCGCCAACGGCTACCTGGTGCACGGCGAGTTCACGGCGGACGAACTGGTGGCGGCGGTGCGGGACACCAGACGGGGGAGACCGCATGTCACGCCGACGGCGGCGGGGGCGTTGCTCGCGCAATTGCGGGGGAGGGGAGCCGGAAGTGAGGCTTCCGCTCCTTCCCTTGGGCGGCGTTGGCGCACTGAAGGGGCTACTTCTACGGAAAACCTTTCGCAACTGCAACCGGATGTGGGACAGTCGGTGTCTGACAGGTCGACGTACGGGCTGAGCGGGAGGGAGGCGGAGATCATGGACCTCATCGCGTCCGGCATGAACAACCAGCAGATCGCCGCCACCTGCTTCATCAGCGAGAAGACGGTGAAGAACCACATCAACCGCATCTTCGCCAAGCTGCACAGCACGAGCCGTTCCGAAGCCACGGCAAAGTGGCTGGGGAGGGCACCGGGTTCCGACCGGGAGTGGGGTGACTTGTCATGA
- a CDS encoding Flp family type IVb pilin, whose product MGNWINTTVRHLQSRAARRDDRGQTAVEYLGIIAVVVAIVLAITGTDIGQTIYQAIVDKIDEVVG is encoded by the coding sequence ATGGGCAACTGGATCAACACGACGGTCAGGCACCTCCAGTCCCGCGCGGCCCGTCGCGACGACCGGGGCCAGACGGCGGTGGAGTACCTGGGCATCATCGCGGTGGTGGTGGCCATCGTGCTGGCGATCACGGGGACGGACATCGGGCAGACGATTTACCAGGCCATTGTGGACAAGATCGACGAAGTCGTCGGCTGA